A window from Zingiber officinale cultivar Zhangliang chromosome 7A, Zo_v1.1, whole genome shotgun sequence encodes these proteins:
- the LOC122001544 gene encoding protein NRT1/ PTR FAMILY 2.11-like — MADDKENAALAETKKNNYRGWKAMPYVIGNETFEKLGTIGTSANLLVYLTTVFHMNSIAAATLVTVFTGTTNLSPLLGAFLSDTYFGRYVTLGFASVSSFTGMLILTLTAAVSELHPARCHGGGEVCEGPTAGQLAVLLASFLFLVVGAGGIRPCNLAFGADQFDPGTDAGRRGINSFFNWYYFTFTTAMMISSTVIIYVQSNVSWALGLAIPTLLMAFSCACFFLGSRIYVKILPEGSPLTSIAQVLVAAFRKRALPLPAATDALYDPPHLSSLVAKLPHTDQFRFLDKAAILTPSDAIHQNLPAANGWRLCSVQQVEQVKCIVRIIPVWSTIIVFEIALVQQSTYTVFQALQSDRRLNGTNFQIPAATFSVFTMATITIWIPIYDRLVVPWLRRLTGKEGGITLLQRMGIGFPLATAAMVVAGLVEERRRSSASHMSSFWLIPQLVLMGLGEAMALIGQVEFCYKQFPENMRSLAGGTLFLGLACSNYLSSLLITVIHRTTGGRGRANWLAGDLDQGRLDLFYYLIAGMGALNFVFFVVCARWYRYKSSEKEQELATQRAVQDTKSCV, encoded by the exons ATGGCAGACGACAAGGAGAATGCGGCTCtggcggaaacgaagaagaacaactacagaGGCTGGAAAGCCATGCCTTACGTGATAG GAAACGAGACGTTTGAGAAGCTGGGAACGATCGGAACGTCGGCGAACCTGCTGGTGTACCTCACCACCGTCTTCCACATGAACAGCATCGCGGCGGCCACCCTCGTCACCGTCTTCACGGGCACCACCAATCTTTCGCCGCTCCTCGGGGCCTTCCTCTCCGACACCTACTTCGGCCGCTACGTTACCTTGGGATTCGCCTCCGTCTCTTCTTTCACT GGCATGCTCATTCTGACGCTCACCGCCGCTGTCTCCGAGCTGCACCCTGCTCGCTGTCATGGAGGCGGCGAGGTCTGCGAAGGGCCGACGGCGGGCCAGCTAGCGGTTCTCTTGGCGAGCTTTCTGTTCTTGGTGGTGGGCGCCGGCGGTATCCGGCCCTGCAACCTGGCCTTCGGCGCCGACCAGTTCGACCCCGGGACGGACGCTGGTCGGCGCGGCATCAACAGCTTCTTCAACTGGTACTACTTCACCTTCACCACAGCCATGATGATCTCCTCCACCGTCATCATCTACGTGCAGAGCAACGTGAGCTGGGCGCTTGGCCTCGCCATCCCCACTCTGCTCATGGCCTTCTCCTGCGCCTGCTTCTTCCTCGGCTCCCGCATCTACGTCAAGATCCTCCCCGAGGGCAGCCCCCTCACCAGCATCGCCCAGGTCCTCGTCGCCGCCTTCAGGAAGCGGGCCCTGCCGCTGCCTGCGGCGACGGATGCCCTGTACGACCCTCCACATCTCAGCTCCCTCGTCGCCAAGCTCCCTCACACCGATCAATTCCG ATTTCTCGACAAAGCTGCGATCTTAACGCCGTCGGACGCGATTCACCAAAATCTCCCCGCCGCAAACGGGTGGCGACTCTGCAGTGTGCAGCAGGTCGAACAGGTGAAGTGCATCGTGAGGATCATTCCGGTTTGGTCGACCATCATCGTCTTCGAGATCGCCCTAGTGCAGCAAAGTACCTACACAGTGTTCCAAGCCCTGCAATCAGACCGCCGCCTGAACGGCACCAACTTCCAAATCCCCGCCGCTACCTTTTCCGTTTTCACCATGGCCACCATCACCATCTGGATCCCCATCTACGACCGCCTCGTCGTCCCCTGGCTCCGGCGGCTCACGGGCAAAGAGGGCGGCATCACATTACTGCAGAGGATGGGGATCGGGTTCCCCCTAGCGACCGCGGCTATGGTGGTCGCCGGCCTGGTGGAAGAGCGGAGACGCAGCTCAGCCTCGCACATGTCGAGCTTCTGGTTAATCCCCCAGCTGGTGCTCATGGGGCTGGGAGAGGCGATGGCGCTGATCGGCCAAGTGGAGTTCTGCTACAAGCAGTTTCCGGAGAACATGAGGAGCCTCGCCGGCGGCACGCTCTTCCTGGGCCTCGCCTGCTCGAATTACCTCAGCAGCTTGCTCATTACCGTCATCCATCGAACGACTGGTGGGCGTGGAAGAGCGAACTGGTTGGCCGGAGATCTTGATCAGGGGAGGCTGGATTTGTTCTATTACTTGATCGCCGGTATGGGAGCACTCAACTTCGTGTTCTTCGTGGTCTGCGCGAGGTGGTACAGGTACAAGAGCTCGGAGAAGGAACAGGAGTTGGCCACGCAAAGAGCAGTACAAGACACCAAAAGCTGTGTTTGA